Proteins from one Sylvia atricapilla isolate bSylAtr1 chromosome 1, bSylAtr1.pri, whole genome shotgun sequence genomic window:
- the NUP153 gene encoding nuclear pore complex protein Nup153 isoform X1 produces MASGGGGGGGGKIRTRRHHLGAAKPPYARGKQQLGLLSRVTESVKNIVPGWLQKYFNKREDKCVDMNESANEEENPVNYHHDYANEDAMVIDGRVTPESARINLEEPSTSRSALNFSDVLTRPSLHRSHLNCTGLDSAVPHCQPSTSSALGIGTPGLSLVKEIKDSTSQHDDDNISTTSGFSSRASDKDITVSKNTSAPLLWSPEAERSHSLSQHPASSSKKPAFNLSAFGSPSPSLGNTSVFKTRQLGDSPFYPGKTSYGGAAAAARQTKVQISAYQPPIKRQMKAKQANVQSYGVTSSTARRILQTLEKMSSPLADAKRIPSSVSSPLSSPVDRSVLNVTNFQSRQNQMDSQHPPVQKLVTPKPIFLTGSRITYFKPSLKSATNSRKIHQRVDTDHQDMIKESFPSEKPVKSSESNLSYPKLDTPASNGLSSGGRMDSACGKMRRERERYCASRPGQKQQLVRDSQEMEQEKLPEVPLPISTASLPTFNFSFPASSAESSSPSIVSKAVMNKVQPASNVGSPTFVFSSPIVKSTEVEVLPPLSQMKFTFSVPVVKSSELSGSTDTPVTSILSPGSATVNSTSNKKEEEEEYDGFCKPAKFLKQGSVLDILKSPGFMSGKSPSCSSAQPVTSTVVYTRPAISSFSAGKDTSKQASSFWQSDAHDPCLQNKTTDGKCVTCEAAKVSTVESTKQTVSVSPCVSKTTVPTAGTLGFEDKFKPAPNTWDCDTCLVQNKPEATKCIACETPKPGTGVMPALTMPVVTDSLVTVTSTSSSTGTTVTLGFGDKFKQPKGSWNCSVCLLQNKAEDSKCVACQSEKPGSSVPVTSSSVSAFSASSGGFLDLDKFKKPEGSWECEVCLVQNTAEATKCIACESAKPGTKAELKGFGTATVSTNAAMPSFTFGVPSSSSESSQTLGSTGNFKFGEQSSFKFGIASESATSSSVTGGFKFPSGSGNFKFGVSSSDSKSDDSKKESKSNSFTFGLPSTSSQAPSTFQFGTTSLGQQEKKEEPVLGGFGFAPSSTSSIATNENKTGVGGFTFGTVAEKDAASPALSFKKSDEKKDETASAKGGFSFGNVESAPASQFVLGRAEEKQDSVTSAGPLAFGKKADNEELKAQPIFSSGTAEHTKEESTAKPVFNFSFGKPSEKENEQAKAPFAFGAPTSTCDQGASFSFLSSSSSSTVVPTTSANSSSMFGSTLSSSNPQPVPTPFVFGQPSNTVTSSVFGNPAESATTQSFGFSQENKPATTSSSTGSTLTPFLFASGDSSTNAANSGFTFGATTTSSSTGSSSSFLFGSGPPALAAGPAFGTSQPPTFGPSSGSGQQSAPSFGSLSTTLFSAGSHPAPSAFGSVTSSTQPPVFGQQAAHQPTFGSGTPSTGSVFRFGGSNTNFSFPNNPGVFTFGANPPAPAPPAPPSGTSGFSFNQQPAFTVGTNGKNVFSASGSSVAGRKIKTAVRRRK; encoded by the exons CTGGGGCTCCTTAGCAGAGTGACTGAATCAGTGAAAAACATTGTACCAGGATGGTTGCAGAAGTATTTCAACAAAAGGGAAGATAAATGTGTAGACATGAATGAATCTGCAAATGAGGAAGAGAATCCAGTAAACTATCACCATGATTATGCAAATGAAGATGCCATGGTAATTGATGGGAGAGTCACGCCTGAATCAGCAAGAATTAATTTAGAAG AGCCATCCACGAGCAGGTCTGCGCTGAACTTCTCGGATGTGTTGACGAGGCCCTCCCTTCACCGGAGCCATTTGAACTGCACCGGGTTGGATTCCGCAGTCCCGCACTGTCAGCCCTCCACATCTTCCGCGCTCGGCATCGGCACTCCTGGGCTGTCCCTcgtaaaggaaataaaagattcTACCTCTCAGCATGATGATGATAACATCTCAACAACCAGTGGATTCTCCTCTAGAGCATCTGATAAGG ATATCACAGTTTCAAAAAATACTTCAGCACCACTGCTCTGGTCCCCAGAGGCTGAAAGATCTCATTCGCTCTCACAGCATCCTGCATCTAGCTCTAAAAAACCCGCATTCAATTTATCTGCTTTTGGATCTCCCTCTCCT TCACTTGGAAACACTTCTGTCTTTAAGACAAGACAGCTTGGGGATTCTCCATTTTACCCTGGAAAGACCTCTTATggtggtgcagctgcagcagcaaggcagacaAAAGTGCAGATTTCTGCTTACCAG CCACCAATCAAGAGACAAATGAAAGCTAAACAAGCGAATGTGCAATCCTACGGTGTGACAAGTTCCACAGCACGGCGCATCTTGCAGACATTGGAGAAGATGTCAAGCCCTTTGGCG GATGCTAAAAGGATTCCATCTTCTGTTTCTAGTCCGCTGTCTTCT cCTGTGGACAGGAGTGTGCTGAATGTGACTAACTTCCAATCCAGACAAAACCAG ATGGATTCGCAACATCCACCTGTCCAGAAACTTGTGACGCCAAAGCCAATCTTCCTGACAGGGAGTCGGATCACGTATTTTAAACCATCTCTGAAATCAGCTACTAATTCCAGAAAAATTCACCAAAGGGTAGATACAGACCATCAA gATATGATAAAGGAGAGTTTTCCCTCAGAAAAGCCTGTAAAATCATCTGAAAG CAATTTGAGCTACCCCAAGCTGGATACCCCTGCATCCAACGGTCTGTCTTCAGGAGGAAGGATGGATAGTGCCTGTGGCAAGatgagaagggaaagggagcGATACTGTGCATCCAGACCTGGACAAAAACAGCAACTCGTAAGGGACTCTCAG GAGATGGAGCAAGAAAAACTACCTGAAGTACCCCTGCCCATCAGTACTGCATCGCTGCCGACATTCAACTTCAGtttccctgccagcagtgctgagtcCTCATCACCCAGCATTGTTTCAAAAGCAGTGATGAACAAG gTACAACCAGCAAGTAATGTTGGCAGTCctacatttgtattttcatcTCCAATTGTGAAATCTACCGAGGTGGAAGTGCTACCTCCATTGTCT CAGATGAAGTTTACATTTAGTGTTCCTGTTGTAAAGTCATCAGAGCTTTCTGGATCCACTGATACACCAGTGACATCCATCCTTAGTCCAG gtagtGCCACTGTAAACAGCACCAGCAataagaaggaagaggaagaagaatatGATGGGTTCTGCAAACCTGCCAAGTTCTTAAAGCAAGGAAGTGTGTTAGACATTCTAAAAAGCCCTG GCTTTATGTCTGGGAAATCGCCCTCCTGTTCATCTGCACAGCCTGTTACAAGCACAGTGGTCTATACAAGGCCTGCAATAAGTAGTTTTTCTGCAGGTAAAGACACCTCTAAACAAGCCTCTTCGTTCTGGCAGTCTGACGCACACGACCCATGTctgcagaacaaaaccacagatgGCAAATGTGTAACATGTGAAGCTGCTAAAGTGTCCACTGTTGAGAGTACGAAGCAGACCGTCAGTGTGAGTCCATGTGTCTCCAAGACAACGGTTCCtacagcagggacactgggctTTGAAGACAAATTTAAACCGGCACCCAACACGTGGGATTGTGATACCTGTCTAGTCCAGAACAAGCCTGAAGCTACAAAATGTATAGCCTGTGAGACACCAAAGCCTGGAACAGGAGTGATGCCTGCTCTGACAATGCCAGTGGTCACAGACAGCTTGGTGACAGTGACAtccacctccagcagcactggcacaacAGTCACTCTGGGATTTGGTGACAAATTCAAACAGCCAAAAGGCTCTTGGAACTGTTCAGTGTGCCTTCTACAAAATAAGGCAGAAGACAGCAAATGTGTAGCTTGTCAGTCTGAGAAACCag ggAGTTCAGTGCCTGTGACCAGTAGCagtgtttctgcattttctgcttcttctggagGTTTTCTGGATTTAGACAAATTCAAGAAGCCCGAAGGAAGTTGGGAATGTGAGGTCTGCTTggtccaaaacacagcagaagccACAAAATGCATAGCTTGTGAAAGTGCGAAGCCAGGCACCAAAGCAGAGCTCAAAG gttttggtACTGCTACTGTGTCTACAAATGCTGCAATGCCATCATTTACATTCGGTGTCCCCTCATCGTCCTCTGAATCTTCTCAAACATTAGGTAGCacaggaaattttaaatttgggGAACAAAGTAGCTTTAAGTTCGGCATTGCATCCGAATCTGCGACATCCAGCAGTGTGACTGGAGGATTTAAGTTTCCTTCTGGTTCAGGGAACTTCAAATTTGGAGTTTCTTCCTCAGACTCTAAATCAGATGacagcaaaaaagaaagtaaaagtaATAGTTTTACCTTTGGACTTCCATCTACAAGCAGTCAGGCTCCTTCAACATTTCAGTTTGGAACGACAAGTctgggacagcaggaaaagaaagaggaaccagttttgggaggttttggttttgctccaAGTTCTACTTCTTCCATAGCTACTAATGAGAATAAAACTGGAGTCGGCGGCTTCACTTTTGGAACTGTGGCAGAAAAGGATGCAGCATCACCTGCTTTGTCATTTAAGAAGTCAGATGAGAAAAAGGATGAAACTGCTTCAGCGAAGGGAGGTTTCTCTTTTGGTAATGTGGAATCTGCACCTGCCTCACAGTTTGTTTTGGGAAGGGCAGAAGAGAAGCAGGACTCTGTCACTTCTGCTGGTCCGTTAGCATTTGGAAAGAAAGCTGACAATGAAGAGTTAAAGGCACAGCCTATCTTTTCATCTGGGACAGCTGAGCATACCAAAGAGGAGAGCACAGCAAAACCTGTATTCAATTTTAGTTTTGGTAAACCGTcggaaaaggaaaatgagcaggCAAAGGCACCTTTCGCATTTGGGGCACCAACCAGTACTTGCG ATCAAGGAGCATCCTTCAGCTTCTTGAGCTCCAGTTCCTCCAGCACAGTGGTACCCACCACTtcagccaacagcagcagcatgtttGGCAGCACTCTCTCTTCCTCAAACCCTCAGCCAGTTCCCACTCCCTTTGTGTTTGGACAACCCAGCAACACTGTGACCAGCTCTGTTTTTGGCAACCCTGCAGAATCTGCGACGACTCAGTCATTTGGCTTCtctcaagaaaacaaaccagcaacCACATCTTCCAGCACTGGCTCGACTCTTACtccatttctctttgcttcagGAGACAGCAGTACCAATGCAGCAAATTCAGGATTTACTTTTGGAGCCACAACTACGTCAAGTTCAACAG GCTCATCATCTTCGTTTCTGTTTGGCTCTGGGCCTCCAGCACTTGCTGCTGGCCCAGCCTTTGGCACCAGCCAGCCACCAACATTTGGCCCAAGCTCCGGCTCCGGCCAGCAAAGCGCTCCAAGTTTTGGGTCGCTGTCGACAACGTTGTTTTCTGCTGGCTCTCAccctgctccttctgccttCGGGTCGGTCACAAGCAGCACTCAGCCCCCTGTGTTCGGCCAGCAGGCAGCCCATCAGCCAACTTTTGGCTCTGGTACACCCAGCACTG GTTCTGTATTCCGGTTTGGAGGCAGTAATACTAATTTCAGCTTTCCAAATAACCCAGGAGTGTTCACTTTTGGTGCAAATCCTCCTgcaccagcacctcctgcaccGCCTTCTGGTACTTCAGGATTTTCGTTCAACCAGCAACCAGCATTTACAGTGGG gACTAatgggaaaaatgttttctctgcctctggATCTTCAGTTGCTGGTCGGAAGATAAAGACTGCAGTTAGACGTAGAAAGTAA
- the NUP153 gene encoding nuclear pore complex protein Nup153 isoform X2 yields MASGGGGGGGGKIRTRRHHLGAAKPPYARGKQQLGLLSRVTESVKNIVPGWLQKYFNKREDKCVDMNESANEEENPVNYHHDYANEDAMVIDGRVTPESARINLEEPSTSRSALNFSDVLTRPSLHRSHLNCTGLDSAVPHCQPSTSSALGIGTPGLSLVKEIKDSTSQHDDDNISTTSGFSSRASDKDITVSKNTSAPLLWSPEAERSHSLSQHPASSSKKPAFNLSAFGSPSPSLGNTSVFKTRQLGDSPFYPGKTSYGGAAAAARQTKVQISAYQPPIKRQMKAKQANVQSYGVTSSTARRILQTLEKMSSPLADAKRIPSSVSSPLSSPVDRSVLNVTNFQSRQNQMDSQHPPVQKLVTPKPIFLTGSRITYFKPSLKSATNSRKIHQRVDTDHQDMIKESFPSEKPVKSSESNLSYPKLDTPASNGLSSGGRMDSACGKMRRERERYCASRPGQKQQLVRDSQEMEQEKLPEVPLPISTASLPTFNFSFPASSAESSSPSIVSKAVMNKVQPASNVGSPTFVFSSPIVKSTEVEVLPPLSMKFTFSVPVVKSSELSGSTDTPVTSILSPGSATVNSTSNKKEEEEEYDGFCKPAKFLKQGSVLDILKSPGFMSGKSPSCSSAQPVTSTVVYTRPAISSFSAGKDTSKQASSFWQSDAHDPCLQNKTTDGKCVTCEAAKVSTVESTKQTVSVSPCVSKTTVPTAGTLGFEDKFKPAPNTWDCDTCLVQNKPEATKCIACETPKPGTGVMPALTMPVVTDSLVTVTSTSSSTGTTVTLGFGDKFKQPKGSWNCSVCLLQNKAEDSKCVACQSEKPGSSVPVTSSSVSAFSASSGGFLDLDKFKKPEGSWECEVCLVQNTAEATKCIACESAKPGTKAELKGFGTATVSTNAAMPSFTFGVPSSSSESSQTLGSTGNFKFGEQSSFKFGIASESATSSSVTGGFKFPSGSGNFKFGVSSSDSKSDDSKKESKSNSFTFGLPSTSSQAPSTFQFGTTSLGQQEKKEEPVLGGFGFAPSSTSSIATNENKTGVGGFTFGTVAEKDAASPALSFKKSDEKKDETASAKGGFSFGNVESAPASQFVLGRAEEKQDSVTSAGPLAFGKKADNEELKAQPIFSSGTAEHTKEESTAKPVFNFSFGKPSEKENEQAKAPFAFGAPTSTCDQGASFSFLSSSSSSTVVPTTSANSSSMFGSTLSSSNPQPVPTPFVFGQPSNTVTSSVFGNPAESATTQSFGFSQENKPATTSSSTGSTLTPFLFASGDSSTNAANSGFTFGATTTSSSTGSSSSFLFGSGPPALAAGPAFGTSQPPTFGPSSGSGQQSAPSFGSLSTTLFSAGSHPAPSAFGSVTSSTQPPVFGQQAAHQPTFGSGTPSTGSVFRFGGSNTNFSFPNNPGVFTFGANPPAPAPPAPPSGTSGFSFNQQPAFTVGTNGKNVFSASGSSVAGRKIKTAVRRRK; encoded by the exons CTGGGGCTCCTTAGCAGAGTGACTGAATCAGTGAAAAACATTGTACCAGGATGGTTGCAGAAGTATTTCAACAAAAGGGAAGATAAATGTGTAGACATGAATGAATCTGCAAATGAGGAAGAGAATCCAGTAAACTATCACCATGATTATGCAAATGAAGATGCCATGGTAATTGATGGGAGAGTCACGCCTGAATCAGCAAGAATTAATTTAGAAG AGCCATCCACGAGCAGGTCTGCGCTGAACTTCTCGGATGTGTTGACGAGGCCCTCCCTTCACCGGAGCCATTTGAACTGCACCGGGTTGGATTCCGCAGTCCCGCACTGTCAGCCCTCCACATCTTCCGCGCTCGGCATCGGCACTCCTGGGCTGTCCCTcgtaaaggaaataaaagattcTACCTCTCAGCATGATGATGATAACATCTCAACAACCAGTGGATTCTCCTCTAGAGCATCTGATAAGG ATATCACAGTTTCAAAAAATACTTCAGCACCACTGCTCTGGTCCCCAGAGGCTGAAAGATCTCATTCGCTCTCACAGCATCCTGCATCTAGCTCTAAAAAACCCGCATTCAATTTATCTGCTTTTGGATCTCCCTCTCCT TCACTTGGAAACACTTCTGTCTTTAAGACAAGACAGCTTGGGGATTCTCCATTTTACCCTGGAAAGACCTCTTATggtggtgcagctgcagcagcaaggcagacaAAAGTGCAGATTTCTGCTTACCAG CCACCAATCAAGAGACAAATGAAAGCTAAACAAGCGAATGTGCAATCCTACGGTGTGACAAGTTCCACAGCACGGCGCATCTTGCAGACATTGGAGAAGATGTCAAGCCCTTTGGCG GATGCTAAAAGGATTCCATCTTCTGTTTCTAGTCCGCTGTCTTCT cCTGTGGACAGGAGTGTGCTGAATGTGACTAACTTCCAATCCAGACAAAACCAG ATGGATTCGCAACATCCACCTGTCCAGAAACTTGTGACGCCAAAGCCAATCTTCCTGACAGGGAGTCGGATCACGTATTTTAAACCATCTCTGAAATCAGCTACTAATTCCAGAAAAATTCACCAAAGGGTAGATACAGACCATCAA gATATGATAAAGGAGAGTTTTCCCTCAGAAAAGCCTGTAAAATCATCTGAAAG CAATTTGAGCTACCCCAAGCTGGATACCCCTGCATCCAACGGTCTGTCTTCAGGAGGAAGGATGGATAGTGCCTGTGGCAAGatgagaagggaaagggagcGATACTGTGCATCCAGACCTGGACAAAAACAGCAACTCGTAAGGGACTCTCAG GAGATGGAGCAAGAAAAACTACCTGAAGTACCCCTGCCCATCAGTACTGCATCGCTGCCGACATTCAACTTCAGtttccctgccagcagtgctgagtcCTCATCACCCAGCATTGTTTCAAAAGCAGTGATGAACAAG gTACAACCAGCAAGTAATGTTGGCAGTCctacatttgtattttcatcTCCAATTGTGAAATCTACCGAGGTGGAAGTGCTACCTCCATTGTCT ATGAAGTTTACATTTAGTGTTCCTGTTGTAAAGTCATCAGAGCTTTCTGGATCCACTGATACACCAGTGACATCCATCCTTAGTCCAG gtagtGCCACTGTAAACAGCACCAGCAataagaaggaagaggaagaagaatatGATGGGTTCTGCAAACCTGCCAAGTTCTTAAAGCAAGGAAGTGTGTTAGACATTCTAAAAAGCCCTG GCTTTATGTCTGGGAAATCGCCCTCCTGTTCATCTGCACAGCCTGTTACAAGCACAGTGGTCTATACAAGGCCTGCAATAAGTAGTTTTTCTGCAGGTAAAGACACCTCTAAACAAGCCTCTTCGTTCTGGCAGTCTGACGCACACGACCCATGTctgcagaacaaaaccacagatgGCAAATGTGTAACATGTGAAGCTGCTAAAGTGTCCACTGTTGAGAGTACGAAGCAGACCGTCAGTGTGAGTCCATGTGTCTCCAAGACAACGGTTCCtacagcagggacactgggctTTGAAGACAAATTTAAACCGGCACCCAACACGTGGGATTGTGATACCTGTCTAGTCCAGAACAAGCCTGAAGCTACAAAATGTATAGCCTGTGAGACACCAAAGCCTGGAACAGGAGTGATGCCTGCTCTGACAATGCCAGTGGTCACAGACAGCTTGGTGACAGTGACAtccacctccagcagcactggcacaacAGTCACTCTGGGATTTGGTGACAAATTCAAACAGCCAAAAGGCTCTTGGAACTGTTCAGTGTGCCTTCTACAAAATAAGGCAGAAGACAGCAAATGTGTAGCTTGTCAGTCTGAGAAACCag ggAGTTCAGTGCCTGTGACCAGTAGCagtgtttctgcattttctgcttcttctggagGTTTTCTGGATTTAGACAAATTCAAGAAGCCCGAAGGAAGTTGGGAATGTGAGGTCTGCTTggtccaaaacacagcagaagccACAAAATGCATAGCTTGTGAAAGTGCGAAGCCAGGCACCAAAGCAGAGCTCAAAG gttttggtACTGCTACTGTGTCTACAAATGCTGCAATGCCATCATTTACATTCGGTGTCCCCTCATCGTCCTCTGAATCTTCTCAAACATTAGGTAGCacaggaaattttaaatttgggGAACAAAGTAGCTTTAAGTTCGGCATTGCATCCGAATCTGCGACATCCAGCAGTGTGACTGGAGGATTTAAGTTTCCTTCTGGTTCAGGGAACTTCAAATTTGGAGTTTCTTCCTCAGACTCTAAATCAGATGacagcaaaaaagaaagtaaaagtaATAGTTTTACCTTTGGACTTCCATCTACAAGCAGTCAGGCTCCTTCAACATTTCAGTTTGGAACGACAAGTctgggacagcaggaaaagaaagaggaaccagttttgggaggttttggttttgctccaAGTTCTACTTCTTCCATAGCTACTAATGAGAATAAAACTGGAGTCGGCGGCTTCACTTTTGGAACTGTGGCAGAAAAGGATGCAGCATCACCTGCTTTGTCATTTAAGAAGTCAGATGAGAAAAAGGATGAAACTGCTTCAGCGAAGGGAGGTTTCTCTTTTGGTAATGTGGAATCTGCACCTGCCTCACAGTTTGTTTTGGGAAGGGCAGAAGAGAAGCAGGACTCTGTCACTTCTGCTGGTCCGTTAGCATTTGGAAAGAAAGCTGACAATGAAGAGTTAAAGGCACAGCCTATCTTTTCATCTGGGACAGCTGAGCATACCAAAGAGGAGAGCACAGCAAAACCTGTATTCAATTTTAGTTTTGGTAAACCGTcggaaaaggaaaatgagcaggCAAAGGCACCTTTCGCATTTGGGGCACCAACCAGTACTTGCG ATCAAGGAGCATCCTTCAGCTTCTTGAGCTCCAGTTCCTCCAGCACAGTGGTACCCACCACTtcagccaacagcagcagcatgtttGGCAGCACTCTCTCTTCCTCAAACCCTCAGCCAGTTCCCACTCCCTTTGTGTTTGGACAACCCAGCAACACTGTGACCAGCTCTGTTTTTGGCAACCCTGCAGAATCTGCGACGACTCAGTCATTTGGCTTCtctcaagaaaacaaaccagcaacCACATCTTCCAGCACTGGCTCGACTCTTACtccatttctctttgcttcagGAGACAGCAGTACCAATGCAGCAAATTCAGGATTTACTTTTGGAGCCACAACTACGTCAAGTTCAACAG GCTCATCATCTTCGTTTCTGTTTGGCTCTGGGCCTCCAGCACTTGCTGCTGGCCCAGCCTTTGGCACCAGCCAGCCACCAACATTTGGCCCAAGCTCCGGCTCCGGCCAGCAAAGCGCTCCAAGTTTTGGGTCGCTGTCGACAACGTTGTTTTCTGCTGGCTCTCAccctgctccttctgccttCGGGTCGGTCACAAGCAGCACTCAGCCCCCTGTGTTCGGCCAGCAGGCAGCCCATCAGCCAACTTTTGGCTCTGGTACACCCAGCACTG GTTCTGTATTCCGGTTTGGAGGCAGTAATACTAATTTCAGCTTTCCAAATAACCCAGGAGTGTTCACTTTTGGTGCAAATCCTCCTgcaccagcacctcctgcaccGCCTTCTGGTACTTCAGGATTTTCGTTCAACCAGCAACCAGCATTTACAGTGGG gACTAatgggaaaaatgttttctctgcctctggATCTTCAGTTGCTGGTCGGAAGATAAAGACTGCAGTTAGACGTAGAAAGTAA